A region from the Rosa rugosa chromosome 6, drRosRugo1.1, whole genome shotgun sequence genome encodes:
- the LOC133717717 gene encoding uncharacterized protein LOC133717717 isoform X2: MQNIRKEDVQVTLWGDVARTIDINAIRTTPAPVLAVFTSLKVNKYHDKIALSNTGNTFFFLNPDMKEAEDYKQYFGEPHHAAHILSTRPKQPRTPAELQAVKQMSVSDLNICDPNNYKNKTVYCTAKIGKFVPEERWFYLACPKCFKEMRKKPQSQLLICAEHDMQQPLYSCTNEEVQQQLSQFMCPMPHHFPSHLKLPSIFDFGFQLS, translated from the exons ATGCAGAATATACG AAAAGAAGATGTACAAGTCACTTTGTGGGGAGACGTTGCACGCACAATTGATATTAATGCTATCAGGACAACGCCTGCACCTGTACTTGCGGTTTTTACAAGCCTTAAAGTTAACAAATATCATG ACAAAATTGCACTATCAAACACAGGGAACACTTTCTTTTTCCTGAATCCGGATATGAAGGAGGCTGAGGACTACAAACAATA CTTTGGCGAACCTCATCATGCTGCACACATCTTATCAACCCGACCCAAACAACCAAGGACTCCGGCAGAGTTACAGGCTGTCAAACAGATGTCTGTCTCAGATTTAAACATCTGTGATCCAAACAACTATAAG AATAAAACGGTATATTGCACAGCGAAAATAGGCAAATTTGTGCCAGAAGAAAGGTGGTTCTATTTGGCTTGCCCAAAATGCTTCAAGGAAATGAGGAAAAAGCCACAAAGCCAATTACTAATCTGTGCAGAACATGATATGCAGCAACCTCTTTACAG TTGTACAAATGAAGAAGTTCAACAACAATTGAGCCAATTCATGTGTCCTATGCCTCATCACTTCCCATCACATCTGAAACTCCCTTCtatatttgattttggtttccaATTGTCA
- the LOC133717716 gene encoding rust resistance kinase Lr10-like: MGIAIITSEMLQTLLSSFCFILLAFSSEVLGETETQNSCPELKCVDHGPAIKFPFSLKGSHHPDHCGYPGFLVSCNEKHETILELPYTPFKFPIESIDYKNQTIQLYDPENCLLVKLLKSHDMSLSPFRYPEDLLDDITLFNCSLGERELGYPIPCFRGPGYQIYLFSSYHYIDDLPLLSCTKMYNLSSIPYNSFAPRNRYLKWSEPDCGLCEAQGNKCGLKNKGTQSTDIECLNMRKGGGQTKSVATGASLGSFVLVLLAAATYCVYRSDRKEKENQLKIERFLDDYRALKPSRYSYADIKRITNQFNDNLGQGAYGTVYKGKLSSECFVAVKVLNTSTKGNGDEFVNEVGTMGHIHHVNVVRLVGFCADGCRRALVYDFLPNGSLQDFISSADNNNSFLGWEKLQDIALGIAKGIEYLHQGCDQRILHFDIKPQNVLLDHNFIPKISDFGLAKLCSKDQSIVSMTTARGTMGYIAPEVFSRNFGNVSYKSDVYSYGMVLLELVGGRKNISSTTENITEVYYPEWIYNLLEEGEDLRIHVEEEGDTVIARRLAIVGLWCIQWHPVDRPSMKGVVHMLEGEENLTMPPNPFPSTGPTGTSASMPARIRNLQLEVIAELE; the protein is encoded by the exons ATGGGCATTGCTATTATTACCTCAGAAATGCTGCAAACTCTCCTCTCTTCCTTTTGCTTCATCTTACTAGCTTTCTCCTCCGAAGTCCTTGGTGAAACTGAAACCCAGAATAGTTGCCCAGAATTGAAGTGTGTGGATCATGGCCCAGCTATCAAATTCCCTTTTAGCCTCAAAGGTAGCCACCACCCAGATCATTGTGGGTATCCTGGGTTTCTTGTATCCTGTAATGAAAAGCATGAAACCATTCTTGAGCTGCCATATACTCCGTTCAAATTCCCAATCGAAAGCATAGACTATAAGAATCAGACAATCCAGCTATATGACCCGGAAAATTGCTTGCTGGTGAAGCTATTGAAATCCCACGACATGTCACTCTCTCCCTTCCGGTACCCAGAAGACCTATTAGATGATATTACCTTATTCAATTGTTCTCTAGGTGAAAGGGAATTGGGATACCCAATCCCCTGCTTTAGGGGCCCTGGCTaccaaatttatttgttttcttcttaTCATTACATTGACGACTTACCCCTCCTGTCTTGTACAAAGATGTATAATCTTTCATCAATTCCGTACAACTCGTTCGCGCCTAGAAACCGTTATTTGAAATGGTCTGAACCAGATTGTGGACTATGTGAAGCGCAGGGCAACAAATGTGGATTGAAGAACAAAGGAACCCAAAGTACTGATATTGAATGCCTTAACATGAGGAAAGGAG GTGGACAAACGAAGTCAGTAGCTACTG GTGCATCTCTGGGCTCATTTGTACTCGTCCTACTTGCTGCTGCAACTTATTGTGTCTATCGTTCtgacagaaaagaaaaggagaatcaattaaaaattgaaagatTTTTAGACGATTACAGAGCTCTCAAACCAAGCAGATATTCTTATGCAGATATTAAGCGGATTACAAATCAGTTCAATGATAATTTAGGCCAAGGAGCCTATGGAACTGTTTATAAGGGAAAGCTTTCTTCTGAATGTTTTGTTGCTGTGAAAGTCCTCAATACTAGTACCAAGGGGAATGGGGATGAGTTTGTCAATGAGGTAGGAACAATGGGTCATATCCACCATGTCAATGTGGTTCGCTTGGTTGGATTCTGCGCGGATGGATGTAGACGAGCTCTTGTTTATGATTTCTTACCTAATGGTTCGCTACAAGATTTCATTTCATCAGCAGACAATAACAATTCTTTCCTTGGTTGGGAAAAGTTGCAAGATATTGCTTTAGGTATAGCTAAAGGAATTGAATATCTGCACCAAGGCTGCGATCAAAGAATCCTGCATTTTGATATTAAACCTCAAAATGTTTTGCTAGACCATAACTTCATCCCAAAGATTTCTGATTTTGGTTTGGCCAAGTTATGTTCCAAGGACCAAAGTATAGTGTCAATGACTACAGCTAGAGGAACCATGGGGTACATTGCACCTGAAGTGTTCTCAAGAAACTTTGGAAATGTATCCTATAAGTCAGATGTGTATAGTTATGGAATGGTTTTGCTGGAGTTGGTAGGAGGAAGAAAGAACATCAGTTCAACAACAGAGAACATAACTGAAGTTTACTACCCAGAATGGATCTATAATCTTTTAGAAGAAGGTGAAGACCTACGAATCCATGTTGAGGAAGAAGGAGATACTGTAATTGCAAGGAGACTTGCGATTGTAGGGCTCTGGTGCATCCAATGGCATCCAGTAGATCGTCCTTCCATGAAAGGGGTGGTTCATATGTTGGAAGGAGAAGAGAACTTAACCATGCCGCCAAATCCTTTTCCGTCTACAGGTCCTACAGGAACAAGTGCAAGTATGCCTGCAAGAATTAGAAACCTTCAACTAGAAGTAATTGCTGAGTTAGAGTGA